Proteins from one Gibbsiella quercinecans genomic window:
- a CDS encoding alpha/beta hydrolase produces the protein MDRRQFIAGSAGALFVLRMGTGFAQPPVAPGKPMTLPLWPAVPPGGGGPAGGERWSANGALSHVAHPSLAVFQPARPNGHAVLIAAGGGYKRMEMAKEAWPAVVWLMNLGYTAYVLSYRLPGEGWHDGNRVALQDAQRALRIVRSREKHLTVLGFSAGGHLLGLAACRPDYPSYPAQDVLDDTPAYADRAALIYPIITLERPYTHSATHKLLAGPHATDAVNAQWSVQNFVTPRTPPMFLVQAEDDKVSNPANTLIMAAACRREHVAVALYRYATGGHGFGMGRPGTPTVAWPTHYKTWLHAG, from the coding sequence ATGGATCGCCGTCAGTTTATCGCCGGTTCAGCCGGCGCACTTTTCGTACTGCGGATGGGAACAGGCTTCGCGCAGCCGCCGGTCGCGCCCGGCAAACCGATGACGCTGCCGTTATGGCCGGCGGTTCCGCCCGGCGGCGGCGGCCCCGCCGGCGGTGAACGTTGGTCGGCCAACGGGGCGTTGAGCCATGTAGCGCACCCGTCCCTGGCGGTTTTCCAACCGGCAAGGCCGAATGGGCATGCCGTGCTTATCGCTGCCGGCGGCGGATACAAGCGCATGGAGATGGCGAAAGAGGCATGGCCCGCCGTCGTTTGGCTGATGAATCTGGGGTATACGGCGTATGTTTTGAGCTACCGCCTGCCGGGGGAAGGTTGGCACGATGGCAACCGGGTTGCGCTGCAGGATGCGCAGCGCGCGCTGCGTATTGTCCGCAGCCGCGAGAAGCACCTAACAGTGCTTGGTTTCTCTGCCGGCGGGCATCTGCTGGGGCTGGCCGCCTGCCGCCCGGATTACCCAAGCTACCCGGCACAGGATGTGCTGGACGACACCCCGGCTTACGCCGATCGCGCGGCGTTGATCTACCCGATCATCACCCTTGAACGGCCCTATACCCACAGCGCAACGCACAAACTGCTGGCTGGCCCACATGCTACGGATGCCGTCAATGCGCAGTGGTCGGTGCAAAATTTTGTCACGCCGCGCACGCCGCCGATGTTCCTGGTGCAAGCCGAAGACGATAAAGTTTCCAACCCGGCGAATACCTTGATCATGGCCGCCGCCTGCCGGCGTGAGCACGTGGCGGTAGCATTATACCGCTACGCAACCGGCGGCCATGGCTTTGGCATGGGCCGGCCCGGCACCCCTACCGTGGCCTGGCCCACGCACTATAAAACCTGGCTCCACGCCGGCTAA
- a CDS encoding nuclear transport factor 2 family protein: protein MSEIENAVEIVKGFLEASMAPDAVRAATYMHPQVKITFTGKREMPTTQGITDFNGARYKWVKKRVGQFDWMDRGDHVVVYSNGTLYGEWPDGRPFAGNRYLDRYEVRGGKIVKMDVWNDSAEWILAPEIALGE, encoded by the coding sequence ATGTCTGAGATTGAAAACGCCGTTGAGATCGTAAAAGGCTTTCTGGAGGCTTCGATGGCCCCCGATGCGGTGCGCGCCGCGACCTATATGCACCCACAGGTTAAAATCACTTTTACCGGCAAGCGTGAAATGCCCACCACCCAAGGTATCACCGACTTTAACGGCGCACGCTATAAATGGGTGAAAAAGCGCGTTGGGCAGTTTGACTGGATGGATCGTGGCGATCACGTCGTGGTGTATTCCAACGGCACGCTGTATGGCGAATGGCCGGACGGTCGCCCGTTCGCCGGCAACCGCTATCTGGATCGCTATGAAGTGCGCGGCGGCAAGATCGTTAAAATGGACGTGTGGAATGACAGCGCCGAGTGGATTCTGGCGCCGGAAATCGCACTGGGTGAGTAG
- a CDS encoding ABC transporter substrate-binding protein has product MFGKSRLQTWRLHTAAATLFTLMSAGALAAEEPIKVGLVAALTGQSAKSGEALTRGLTIAIDEINAAGGVKGRPLALVRRDDESNPSKGMLAARELIQREKVAVLFGGLDTPVSLAIVPLANQLKMPFVGIWAAGTGITQNGAKQNYVFRVSAVDELVDEALVEYGISKKDMKKPGMILVNNPWGESNEKGFRAALQKRNLPIAGVERIEDSDVDLVPQLTRLKNAGADALLMVGNVGPSAQVVKSLHKMNWQVPVVSHWGPAGGRFSELAGPGADRVTFIQTFVFTEHNSAKAERVLTALKTKYPQIKSLADVTPAVGIANAYDAMHLTAMAMNNAGSLDGTAVRDGFYAIKDYPGLIKHYTQPFSPEQHDALGPKDYVFAHFVGEQIVPVNE; this is encoded by the coding sequence ATGTTCGGAAAATCACGTCTGCAAACCTGGCGCCTGCATACTGCGGCAGCCACCCTGTTTACTCTGATGTCAGCCGGCGCCCTGGCGGCGGAAGAACCGATTAAAGTCGGCCTGGTGGCGGCGCTCACCGGCCAGTCGGCCAAGTCTGGTGAAGCGCTGACGCGCGGCCTGACCATCGCCATCGACGAAATCAACGCTGCGGGGGGCGTAAAAGGCCGCCCGTTGGCGCTGGTGCGCCGCGATGACGAAAGCAACCCCAGTAAAGGCATGCTGGCGGCGCGCGAACTGATCCAGCGCGAGAAAGTGGCGGTGCTGTTTGGCGGGCTGGATACGCCGGTATCGCTGGCGATTGTGCCGTTAGCCAATCAGTTGAAAATGCCGTTCGTCGGCATTTGGGCGGCGGGCACCGGCATCACTCAAAACGGGGCGAAACAAAACTATGTGTTCCGCGTCTCGGCGGTGGATGAGCTGGTGGATGAAGCGCTGGTGGAATACGGCATCAGCAAGAAAGACATGAAAAAACCGGGCATGATCCTGGTGAACAACCCGTGGGGCGAATCCAACGAGAAAGGCTTCCGTGCCGCGTTGCAAAAGCGCAACCTGCCGATCGCCGGCGTTGAGCGTATCGAAGACAGCGATGTCGATCTGGTGCCGCAGTTAACCCGGCTGAAAAATGCCGGCGCCGATGCCTTATTGATGGTCGGCAATGTAGGCCCTTCCGCTCAGGTGGTGAAATCGCTGCATAAAATGAACTGGCAGGTGCCGGTGGTTTCCCATTGGGGGCCGGCGGGCGGGCGCTTTAGCGAGCTGGCCGGGCCGGGGGCCGATCGCGTGACCTTCATCCAAACCTTTGTCTTTACCGAACACAACTCCGCCAAGGCCGAACGGGTGCTGACGGCGCTGAAAACCAAATATCCGCAGATCAAAAGCCTGGCCGACGTTACCCCCGCCGTGGGCATCGCCAATGCCTATGACGCCATGCACCTAACCGCCATGGCGATGAACAACGCCGGCAGCCTGGACGGCACGGCGGTGCGCGACGGTTTCTACGCCATTAAAGATTACCCCGGCCTGATCAAGCACTATACGCAACCCTTCAGCCCAGAACAGCACGATGCTCTGGGGCCAAAAGACTATGTCTTCGCCCACTTCGTCGGCGAGCAGATCGTCCCGGTTAACGAGTAA
- a CDS encoding branched-chain amino acid ABC transporter permease, with translation MWSTALTTGLSLGSMYALLALGFHITWIVSRTLNFAQGSAMMVGATLGYTLSVSWGWPLWLALPATLLCCALYGMLIERLLVRPFVARNSDAWLMATVAGGILVDNLAMFTFGKEPRQFPVTDVNFTLFGNQLSLINLLIPLTGLVIVVALTLVRRYSRLGKVLEATVQNPRAAQLMGIRVNAVVAVAFALSTLFAALAGLLIAPLFNIHSDMGTLFGLKAFAVAILGGLASSSGIWIAGLLFGLSEALVTLWFGSAFTQIFTFSLVILALALRPDGLFGKKLRVKV, from the coding sequence ATGTGGAGCACTGCCCTGACCACCGGCCTGAGCCTCGGCAGCATGTATGCGCTGCTGGCGCTCGGCTTTCATATCACCTGGATTGTGTCGCGCACGCTTAACTTCGCACAGGGCAGTGCGATGATGGTCGGCGCCACGCTCGGCTACACGCTAAGCGTCAGTTGGGGCTGGCCGCTGTGGCTGGCGCTGCCCGCCACATTGCTGTGCTGCGCGCTGTACGGCATGTTGATCGAGCGCCTGCTGGTACGCCCGTTTGTCGCGCGCAATTCGGACGCCTGGCTGATGGCGACGGTGGCGGGCGGCATCCTGGTGGATAACCTGGCGATGTTCACCTTCGGTAAAGAGCCGCGCCAGTTCCCGGTGACCGACGTCAACTTCACGCTGTTCGGCAATCAACTGTCGCTGATTAACCTGCTGATCCCGCTCACCGGCCTGGTGATTGTGGTGGCGCTGACGCTGGTGCGCCGCTATAGCCGCCTGGGCAAAGTGCTGGAGGCCACGGTGCAAAACCCGCGCGCCGCACAGTTGATGGGCATTCGCGTCAACGCCGTGGTGGCCGTGGCCTTTGCCCTCTCCACGCTGTTCGCCGCGCTGGCCGGGCTGCTGATTGCGCCGCTGTTTAATATCCACAGCGACATGGGCACGTTGTTTGGCCTGAAAGCCTTTGCCGTGGCGATCCTGGGCGGCCTGGCCAGCAGCAGCGGCATCTGGATCGCCGGGCTGCTGTTTGGCCTTAGCGAAGCGCTGGTCACGCTGTGGTTTGGCTCCGCCTTTACGCAGATTTTCACCTTCTCGCTGGTGATCCTGGCGCTGGCACTGCGCCCCGACGGGCTGTTTGGTAAAAAACTGAGGGTGAAAGTGTAA
- a CDS encoding ATP-binding cassette domain-containing protein translates to MQRFPVNTVALALLGVIALLLPFFLGSYALLVFSLFALGVTTVAGLNILLGLSGQVSFGHIAFYALGAYISAGLTLAGLPLGIAMLAAMLACGLIGGLLAIPALRVSGPFLAMITIAFALVVRHVLIEWRDVTGGSNGLMGIPMPEFGGLDPAIGLAVCCGLLMMAALCGFARLQHSQWGLAMRAVKASEIAARSLGFNPVVSKTLAFTLSAMLTSAAGALVAPLMMFINPDSFPFSQSILFILAVVIGGSGTLLGPVLGALLIVVLPELLSSFAEYRLLIFAVLLLVVLWLAPRGLLGTLSRWLAKPPVALAPQTPDAALLQRHFSHSGQPLLKVENIGIRFGGVQAAKDVSFSVRGGEVLGLIGPNGAGKTTVLNMISGFYRADNGSIQLQRELRGLAAWRVARNGIARTYQTTQLFSGMSVLENLLVAQQRGRQGLPWRRPAAEAHDIALALLALVGYRGSVHTPAEDLPHVDRRLVEIARALALNPALLLLDEPAAGLSREETDALIPLLRRLASFGLAIIVVEHDMALVMAVSDRLQVLDAGKPLAHGAPAEVQRNPAVVAAYLGGTDYRGKPRQRALYSDGQPGLVVNQLTLDYGAAPVVRDVSFSVNPGETVAILGANGAGKSTILQTLAGLHPARSGAIYLHDHSIKELNASQIAARGLALVPEGRQLFPQMTVLDNLLIGQHACAERHDPQAEIEKVLTRFPRLRERLHSPAGLLSGGEQQMVAIGRGLMSRPSILLLDEPSLGLSPAMIGELYDALAALRDEGVTLLLVDQMANLALTIADRALVLESGVVVKAGRARDLLAQADLADAWLGAANA, encoded by the coding sequence ATGCAACGTTTTCCTGTCAATACGGTGGCCCTGGCGCTGCTTGGCGTGATCGCCCTGCTACTGCCCTTTTTCCTCGGCAGCTATGCGCTGCTGGTGTTTTCACTGTTTGCGCTTGGCGTCACCACCGTCGCCGGCCTGAATATTTTGCTTGGGCTGAGCGGCCAGGTTTCCTTCGGCCATATCGCGTTTTATGCGCTGGGGGCCTATATTTCCGCCGGGCTGACCCTGGCCGGGCTGCCGCTCGGCATAGCGATGCTGGCGGCAATGCTGGCGTGCGGCCTGATCGGCGGCCTGCTGGCGATCCCGGCGCTGCGCGTGAGCGGCCCATTCCTGGCGATGATCACTATCGCTTTTGCGCTGGTCGTGCGCCATGTGTTGATTGAATGGCGCGATGTGACCGGTGGTTCTAACGGCCTGATGGGCATCCCGATGCCTGAATTCGGCGGGCTCGATCCGGCTATCGGCCTGGCGGTCTGCTGCGGCCTGCTGATGATGGCGGCGCTGTGCGGCTTCGCCCGCCTGCAGCACAGCCAATGGGGGCTGGCGATGCGCGCAGTGAAAGCCAGCGAAATCGCCGCGCGTTCGCTGGGCTTTAACCCCGTGGTGAGCAAAACCCTCGCCTTTACCCTTTCCGCCATGTTGACCAGCGCCGCCGGCGCCCTGGTGGCGCCGTTGATGATGTTCATCAACCCGGATTCCTTCCCTTTTTCGCAGTCGATACTGTTCATTCTCGCCGTCGTCATCGGCGGCAGCGGCACGCTGCTAGGGCCGGTGCTGGGGGCGCTGTTGATCGTGGTGCTGCCGGAACTGTTGTCCTCATTTGCCGAATACCGGTTGCTGATCTTCGCCGTGCTGTTGCTGGTGGTACTGTGGCTGGCTCCGCGCGGGCTGTTGGGCACCCTGAGCCGCTGGCTGGCGAAACCGCCGGTGGCATTGGCGCCGCAAACGCCGGACGCCGCCCTGCTGCAACGCCATTTCAGCCACAGTGGCCAGCCGCTGCTGAAGGTGGAAAATATCGGTATCCGCTTCGGCGGCGTGCAGGCGGCGAAGGACGTCAGCTTTAGCGTGCGCGGCGGGGAAGTGCTGGGGCTGATCGGCCCCAACGGCGCCGGGAAAACCACCGTGCTGAATATGATCAGCGGCTTTTACCGCGCCGACAACGGCAGCATCCAGTTGCAACGGGAACTGCGCGGGCTGGCCGCCTGGCGGGTCGCCCGCAACGGCATCGCCCGTACCTACCAAACTACCCAACTATTCAGCGGCATGAGCGTGCTGGAAAACCTGTTAGTGGCCCAGCAACGCGGCAGGCAGGGGTTGCCGTGGCGGCGCCCGGCCGCCGAGGCCCATGATATTGCGCTCGCGCTGCTGGCGTTGGTGGGTTACCGCGGTTCAGTACATACCCCGGCGGAAGATCTGCCGCACGTCGATCGTCGGCTGGTGGAGATCGCCCGCGCACTGGCGCTTAACCCGGCTCTGCTGCTGCTTGATGAACCGGCGGCGGGCCTGAGCCGCGAAGAAACCGACGCGCTGATCCCACTGCTGCGCCGGCTGGCAAGCTTTGGGCTGGCGATAATCGTCGTCGAGCACGATATGGCGTTGGTCATGGCAGTGAGCGATCGGCTCCAGGTGCTGGACGCCGGCAAACCGCTGGCGCACGGCGCACCCGCCGAAGTGCAGCGCAATCCGGCCGTCGTGGCGGCCTACCTTGGCGGCACCGACTACCGCGGCAAACCGCGCCAGCGGGCGCTATATTCCGATGGCCAGCCGGGGCTGGTGGTGAACCAACTGACGCTGGATTACGGCGCCGCGCCGGTGGTGCGCGACGTCAGCTTCAGCGTCAATCCGGGGGAAACGGTCGCGATCCTCGGTGCCAACGGCGCCGGCAAATCCACCATTCTGCAAACCCTCGCCGGCCTGCATCCGGCGCGCAGCGGCGCGATTTATCTGCACGACCATTCAATCAAAGAACTGAACGCCAGCCAGATTGCCGCTCGCGGCCTGGCATTGGTGCCGGAAGGGCGGCAGTTATTCCCGCAGATGACGGTGCTGGATAACCTGCTGATCGGCCAGCATGCCTGTGCCGAAAGACACGATCCGCAGGCGGAGATCGAAAAGGTGCTGACACGCTTCCCGCGCCTGCGTGAGCGGCTGCACAGCCCGGCAGGGCTGCTTTCCGGTGGTGAACAGCAGATGGTGGCGATCGGCCGCGGCCTGATGTCGCGCCCATCGATCCTGCTGCTGGACGAGCCGAGCCTTGGCCTCTCGCCGGCGATGATCGGCGAGCTGTACGATGCGCTGGCGGCGCTGCGCGATGAGGGCGTTACGCTGTTGCTGGTGGATCAGATGGCCAACCTGGCGCTGACCATCGCCGATCGGGCGCTGGTGCTGGAATCGGGCGTCGTGGTGAAAGCCGGCCGCGCCAGGGATCTGTTGGCGCAGGCGGATCTGGCCGACGCCTGGCTGGGAGCTGCGAACGCATGA
- a CDS encoding amidohydrolase family protein yields MKRLKIINARLANQPGLHSLMIEDGRFVAALAAPAETLDLQGALVLPGLIETHIHLDKACIIDRCRQQEGTLAEAIRETARAKTDFSEQDVYQRGAKVLEMAIMQGTSHMRTHIEIDPVIGLTGFNAIRRLQADYAWAIDLQLCVFPQEGMLNNPGTEALLCEALASGADLLGGCPYTDSDPIGQIRRLFALAAQYDVDLDFHLDFDLLPENRLIDEVISQTRRWRRGGRVTAGHVTKLALLEQDTLRALGAELALAGVQITALPATDLFLTARDRFALKPRGVAPVDELDSLGVVCSLSTNNIANPFTPFGDASLVRQANLFANVRQLGTQADLLRCLSWISSQAARLLRLKDYGLTPGCQADFVVFDAERADQVVAEIAAPRMGFKRGRQTFHRPRTALLR; encoded by the coding sequence ATGAAACGCCTTAAGATAATAAACGCGCGCCTGGCGAACCAGCCGGGGCTGCACAGCCTGATGATTGAGGACGGGCGTTTTGTCGCCGCCCTGGCGGCGCCGGCCGAAACGCTGGATCTGCAGGGCGCGCTGGTACTGCCCGGCCTGATCGAAACCCATATCCACCTGGATAAAGCCTGTATTATCGATCGCTGCCGCCAACAGGAGGGCACGCTGGCGGAAGCCATCCGCGAAACGGCGCGCGCCAAGACGGATTTCAGCGAGCAAGATGTCTATCAACGCGGGGCCAAAGTGCTGGAAATGGCGATTATGCAAGGCACCAGCCACATGCGCACCCATATCGAGATCGATCCGGTGATTGGCCTGACGGGCTTTAACGCCATTCGCCGTCTGCAGGCCGATTACGCCTGGGCGATTGATCTGCAACTGTGCGTGTTCCCGCAGGAAGGGATGCTCAATAACCCCGGCACCGAAGCGCTACTGTGCGAGGCGCTGGCCAGCGGGGCGGATCTGTTGGGCGGCTGCCCCTACACCGACAGCGACCCGATCGGGCAGATCCGGCGGCTGTTTGCGCTGGCGGCGCAGTACGATGTCGATCTGGATTTCCACCTCGATTTTGATCTTTTGCCGGAAAACCGATTAATCGATGAGGTGATCAGCCAAACGCGCCGTTGGCGGCGCGGTGGGCGCGTTACCGCCGGGCACGTCACCAAGCTGGCGCTGCTGGAACAAGATACGCTGCGGGCACTGGGCGCTGAACTGGCCCTGGCCGGGGTGCAGATCACCGCCCTGCCCGCCACCGATCTGTTCCTCACCGCACGCGATCGCTTTGCGCTCAAACCGCGCGGCGTAGCGCCGGTAGATGAACTGGATAGCCTTGGCGTCGTCTGTTCGCTTTCCACCAACAATATCGCCAACCCGTTCACGCCGTTTGGCGATGCATCGCTGGTGCGGCAGGCCAACCTGTTCGCCAACGTCCGCCAGCTCGGCACCCAGGCGGATCTGCTGCGCTGCCTGTCGTGGATCTCCAGCCAGGCGGCACGGCTGCTGCGCCTGAAGGATTACGGGTTAACGCCGGGCTGCCAGGCGGATTTTGTGGTGTTTGACGCCGAACGCGCCGATCAGGTGGTGGCGGAGATCGCCGCACCCAGAATGGGCTTTAAGCGCGGGCGCCAGACCTTCCACCGCCCGCGCACCGCGCTACTTCGCTAG
- a CDS encoding GntR family transcriptional regulator has translation MSQVATAKQREVQRIVEALSVAIAQHRLKPGARLVEAQIVEALNANRNHVQAALQRLALLHIVTIEPNRGAMVAQPEAREAREIFIARRAIESAIVASITPERIAQFGDEIAAQQQAERAAAQRQDRRDIVRELSAFHLLLASVSGNKVLGEILANLMVRSSLIVALYQRNDTPACQCAEHGAIVAALAAGKVEEAQRIMLAHLNELEAELALELDPAAGAMSLRQALNAEASLAK, from the coding sequence ATGAGTCAGGTTGCCACCGCAAAACAGCGTGAAGTACAACGTATCGTTGAGGCGCTGTCGGTTGCTATTGCTCAGCACCGGCTGAAGCCCGGTGCCCGGTTGGTGGAAGCGCAGATTGTCGAGGCTCTGAATGCCAACCGTAACCATGTACAGGCCGCGCTGCAGCGCCTGGCGTTGCTGCATATTGTCACCATTGAGCCGAACCGCGGCGCGATGGTGGCGCAGCCAGAGGCGCGGGAAGCGCGTGAGATTTTCATTGCCCGCCGCGCCATTGAAAGTGCGATTGTGGCCTCTATCACGCCGGAGCGTATCGCGCAGTTTGGCGACGAGATCGCCGCCCAGCAGCAGGCGGAACGCGCAGCGGCGCAGCGGCAGGATCGCCGGGACATCGTGCGCGAGCTCAGCGCCTTTCACCTGCTGCTGGCCAGTGTCAGCGGCAATAAAGTGCTGGGGGAAATCCTTGCCAACCTGATGGTGCGCAGTTCGCTGATTGTCGCGCTTTATCAGCGCAACGATACGCCGGCCTGCCAATGCGCGGAACACGGCGCGATTGTGGCGGCGCTAGCGGCCGGCAAGGTGGAGGAGGCGCAGCGGATCATGCTGGCGCATTTAAATGAGCTGGAGGCGGAACTGGCGCTGGAGCTGGATCCAGCGGCTGGCGCGATGTCGCTGCGCCAGGCGCTGAATGCTGAAGCAAGCCTAGCGAAGTAG
- a CDS encoding GNAT family N-acetyltransferase, whose product MTGIFTAQESEFDALADLWEASVSVTHDFLQAADIAWLRPRIRHDYLCALELRVCKNAANAMLGFIGVSGCKVEMLFVAPQARGQGVGKQLLQYAIAQWGISELDVNEQNPQAIGFYQRQGFVVVGRSPLDGLGKPFPLLHMRLAHAPTVVT is encoded by the coding sequence ATGACGGGTATTTTCACCGCACAGGAAAGCGAGTTTGATGCGTTGGCGGATCTCTGGGAAGCGTCCGTCAGCGTCACTCACGATTTTTTGCAGGCAGCGGACATCGCCTGGCTGCGACCGCGCATTCGTCATGATTATCTTTGCGCGCTTGAACTGCGCGTTTGCAAGAACGCCGCAAATGCGATGTTGGGGTTTATCGGCGTTTCAGGCTGCAAGGTTGAAATGCTGTTCGTTGCGCCACAGGCGCGCGGGCAGGGGGTTGGCAAGCAGTTATTGCAGTATGCGATTGCGCAATGGGGCATCAGCGAACTGGATGTGAATGAACAGAACCCACAGGCCATCGGCTTCTACCAACGCCAGGGGTTTGTTGTGGTTGGCCGTTCGCCCCTGGATGGCTTGGGCAAGCCCTTTCCCTTGTTGCATATGCGTTTGGCGCATGCGCCCACGGTGGTGACGTGA
- a CDS encoding alpha/beta fold hydrolase — protein MNTAKTQPHDTEAVATVRRYLAAFGQGDVERAMACVHQDAVWHIDGDPAVTTVGILRGHAQIRGWIARFPLGFTPLAFSVERLIDAGSDVIALGRFRHRVMASSAIVDSDYAIRFTVREQRIARYQIFEDSLLLAQAHASASPARSVAINQMHYGWEDVGQGPALIFLHGLFLDRSFWAQQIATLQGNYRCIAFDMPGHGATGWRSGLDLDLIADDLALWLQEHGIKHATWIGHSQGGMIAMRLAARHPALVERLVLVNTSAREEYPERIPAWHRREQALLGSDAERLAMFKEIQGMKAAGAWLAAHPQAAQQELANMMAQDPEGLAAALRAAVIQRRDIRPLIGAICAPTVVLSGGQDRATPAELGLEIASLIPAAEHLLVPDAGHSIPVEQPQALLAAITGR, from the coding sequence ATGAACACTGCCAAGACCCAGCCCCATGATACTGAAGCCGTTGCAACCGTTCGCCGCTACCTGGCGGCCTTCGGCCAAGGCGACGTTGAGCGCGCCATGGCCTGCGTGCACCAAGACGCCGTCTGGCACATTGATGGCGATCCGGCCGTGACCACCGTGGGTATTTTGCGCGGGCATGCGCAAATCCGTGGCTGGATCGCCCGTTTCCCTCTGGGCTTCACACCGTTGGCTTTTAGTGTCGAACGTTTGATCGATGCGGGAAGCGACGTGATCGCGCTGGGGCGGTTTCGTCACCGCGTTATGGCCAGTAGCGCCATCGTCGACAGTGACTATGCCATCCGCTTCACCGTCCGTGAGCAGCGGATTGCCCGCTACCAAATTTTTGAAGATTCGCTGTTGCTGGCACAGGCTCATGCAAGCGCGTCGCCTGCCAGGTCGGTAGCCATTAACCAAATGCATTATGGCTGGGAAGACGTAGGTCAGGGCCCGGCGCTGATATTCCTGCACGGTCTGTTTCTGGATCGTTCATTCTGGGCGCAGCAGATTGCCACGTTGCAGGGGAATTATCGTTGCATCGCCTTTGATATGCCCGGCCATGGCGCTACGGGCTGGCGCTCCGGGCTTGATCTTGACCTTATTGCTGATGATTTGGCATTGTGGCTGCAAGAGCACGGCATTAAGCACGCTACCTGGATCGGCCACAGCCAGGGGGGAATGATTGCGATGCGTCTTGCCGCCAGGCATCCCGCATTGGTTGAACGCTTGGTGTTGGTGAATACCAGCGCGCGGGAAGAATACCCAGAACGTATTCCCGCATGGCATCGGCGTGAACAGGCCTTGCTGGGAAGCGATGCCGAGCGCCTGGCGATGTTTAAGGAGATTCAGGGGATGAAGGCGGCGGGAGCCTGGTTGGCCGCGCATCCACAAGCGGCGCAGCAGGAGTTGGCAAACATGATGGCGCAGGATCCTGAAGGTTTGGCTGCCGCGCTGCGCGCTGCGGTTATCCAGCGCCGGGATATACGGCCGCTGATCGGCGCCATTTGCGCGCCCACCGTGGTGTTATCCGGCGGCCAGGATCGGGCTACGCCGGCCGAGCTTGGGCTTGAGATCGCCAGCCTAATCCCCGCGGCCGAGCATCTTTTAGTCCCCGATGCCGGGCATTCGATCCCGGTCGAGCAACCGCAGGCGTTGCTGGCCGCCATCACGGGGCGCTGA
- a CDS encoding LysR family transcriptional regulator, giving the protein MNWDDLRYFSAVMQHGGLSGAARVLGVSAQTVGRRITILEAEIGTTLFVRHPTGYHPTTDAFAFSAEAEKVEAAMVMLQANFSARAENLTGPVRLAAPETIAVELLLPALQPFLQLHPSLELELITGIAPVGIARGDADIALRLVRPEQGALTIRQIGSMASGLYAAPGASSDLETARLIGWDAAIDLPAARWLRRVTGREPDIRLTSLAAHRAAISAGIGIGVLPQFLADGLIRIEAPALPIEPLWLLTHATETTTPRIKAIYDEIVRIITLNGAKIRGK; this is encoded by the coding sequence ATGAACTGGGATGACCTACGCTATTTTTCAGCCGTGATGCAACACGGTGGCCTCAGCGGCGCGGCGCGTGTTTTAGGCGTGAGCGCCCAAACCGTCGGGCGCAGGATCACGATCCTGGAAGCGGAAATCGGCACCACCCTATTTGTGCGGCACCCGACCGGTTATCACCCCACCACCGACGCCTTCGCCTTTTCCGCTGAAGCCGAAAAAGTGGAGGCAGCAATGGTCATGCTGCAGGCCAACTTCAGCGCCCGCGCAGAAAACCTGACAGGCCCGGTGCGGCTGGCGGCCCCCGAAACGATCGCCGTCGAGCTGCTGCTGCCCGCGCTGCAACCTTTCCTCCAGTTGCACCCGTCCCTTGAGCTTGAGTTGATCACGGGCATCGCGCCGGTGGGCATAGCCCGGGGCGATGCCGATATTGCGCTGCGGTTGGTGAGGCCGGAGCAAGGGGCATTAACCATCAGGCAGATAGGTTCTATGGCCAGTGGACTCTATGCCGCGCCCGGTGCTTCCAGCGATCTGGAAACGGCCCGGCTGATTGGCTGGGATGCCGCGATTGATTTGCCCGCCGCTCGCTGGCTGCGCCGGGTAACCGGCAGGGAGCCAGATATACGTCTTACCAGCCTTGCGGCGCACCGGGCGGCAATTAGCGCGGGAATTGGGATCGGTGTGCTCCCTCAGTTTTTGGCCGATGGCCTTATCAGGATTGAAGCACCGGCGTTGCCAATCGAACCTTTATGGCTGCTCACCCATGCCACCGAAACCACAACGCCGCGCATCAAGGCGATTTACGATGAGATAGTGCGGATTATCACGCTAAATGGCGCGAAAATCCGCGGCAAATAA